The DNA segment TCGCAGATTCCGGCGCAGTACATGCTGGAATTGCCGGCCGGCTTTATCGACCGGCACGCAATCGGCATCGGCCAGAAATTGGTCTTGCCCGACGACCTAGCCACTGCCGACAGGGATTAAGGCCCATTGACATCCTCGGCATCGCCTTCATACGGCGTTGCGTATTTGCATTCCTTCTGCGGGCAGACTTTTTCGGTGCCCCGGCGCTTCGTGGTTTTCAAGGTCAGAATCGGCCAATGACAATCCGGACATTCTTCCTTGATCGGCGCATCCCATAACGCATAATCGCATTTTGGGTATTCCGAACAGGAGTAGAAAATCTTACCGCTGCGTGCCTTGCGCTTCAAAATCGCGCCGTTTTTGCACTGCGGGCATTCGACCCCGGTATCCTGAGGCTTTTCCAGCGGTTCGATGTGCTTGCATTTCGGATAAGCGCTGCAACCGACAAACTTGCCGTAACGCCCGGTCTTGATCACCAACGCCGACTCGCACTTCGGGCAGACGCGACCTTCGACCACTTCCGGCTCGTTAGCCGCCACCGCATTGTCTTCGCCGAGATTGCGGGTGTAAGAACAAGTCGGATAATTGGTACAACCGATGAAACGGCCGTTCCGGCCCAACCGGATCGACAAGGCGCTGCCGCATTCCGGGCATTTTTCGTCGATACTTTCTTGCGTGACATCCTTGCGCTGTACGCTTTCTTCTTTCTCGTTGATCAACTGGGTAAACGGCCGCCAGAAATCGTTCATCAACGGAATCCAATCCTTTTCGCCGCGGGATACCGCGTCCAGTTCGTCCTCCAGATTAGCGGTAAAACCGTAGTCAACGTACTTGGTGAAATGCTCCGTCAGGAATTTGTTGACGATGCGACCGACATCGGTCGGATAGAAACGCTTGTTTTCTATCGTCACATATTCGCGATTTTGCAGTGTCGAAATGATGGTCGCATAGGTCGAAGGCCGGCCGATGCCGTGTTCTTCCAAAGCCTTGACCAAACTGGCCTCGCTATAACGCGGCGGCGGCTCGGTAAAATGCTGGGTGGCGACGATCTCCTGCAGCTTGACCGGCCGTCCTTCCTCCATCGGCGGCAGAATACTTTCCTGGTCGTCCGCCGCTTCTTTGCTGTCGTCGACGCCTTCCAGATAAACCATCATGAAGCCGGGATTGGTCACGGTGGAACCGGTGGCGCGAAACACATTTTTTTCGCTACCGCAGTTCAAATCCACGGCCACAAGGTTCAGAGTGGCATGGATCATCTGACAGGCTACGGTACGCTTCCAGATTAAATCGTAAAGTTTGTACTGCTCAGCCGTCAGCCGGCCTTTGACCTGCTCAGGCAAACGTTGCACCGAGGTCGGCCGAATAGCCTCGTGAGCTTCTTGTGCGTTTTTTGACTTGGTTTTAAATTCGCGCGGCTGTTTCGGCACGTTCTCGGCACCGTATTTCTCGGCAATCAGAGCGCGAATATCGGCAACAGCTTCTTCTGCCAGATTCACCGAGTCGGTACGCATATAAGAGATTAAACCGACAGTTTCGCCACCGAGATCAATGCCCTCGTACAACTGCTGAGCAACCATCATCGTGCGCTTGGTGGTAAACCCCAGTTTCCGCGCCGCTTCCTGTTGCAAGGTCGACGTGATAAACGGCGGCGCCGGATTCCTGTTGCGCTGTTTCTTCTCCAGCTTGGCAACAATCAGCTGGCCGTCGGCTTCGGCCAACAAAGTCTGTTTGACCTGATGGGCCTGCGCTTCTTCAGTAAAGCTGAATTGGTTGAGTTTTTCGCCGTTGAAATGCGTCAGTTTGGCTTTGAAAGGCTGACCCTGGGCATTGGCTTCGGCAGTATGCGACCAGTACTCGCGGGTCTTAAACGCTTCGATCTCCATCTCGCGCTCGACGATCATCCGCAACGCCGGACTTTGCACCCGGCCGGCGGACAAACCGCGGCGGATTTTCTTCCACAGCAACGGCGACAAATTGAAGCCCACTAGATAATCCAAGGCCCGCCGCGCCTGTTGGGCATTGACCAGACTGTTGGATAACTCGGTCGGATGGGCAATAGCTTCAGTGACGGCCTTCTTGGTGATTTCGTGAAACACCACCCGCCGCACCTCTTTGTCCTTTAGGAGCTTTTTCTCCTTCAAATGCTCGAAAACGTGCCAGGAAATCGCCTCGCCTTCCCGATCCGGGTCGGTCGCCAAATAAAGCGTATCCACATCTTTAATGGCCTTACCGATTTCCTGCAGATGGCGCTGGTTGCGGTCGATAACCTGATACTTCATCGCAAAGCCGTTCTCCGGATCGACTGCGCCTTCTTTGGGTATCAAATCGCGAACATGGCCGTAGGAGGCGAGAACCTGAAAATCTTTACCCAGGTATTTTTCGATGGTTTTGCATTTCGCAGGCGACTCTACAATGACTAAACTTTTGCTCATACAGTCGTAAAAGCCTCAGTGTAAAGAACTAGGTATCAAATCGTAGACGATGTCTTCCATTCTGGAAAAAGCGGCACTGTCACCGGGTTGGCTCAATAGCA comes from the Methylomonas sp. EFPC3 genome and includes:
- the topA gene encoding type I DNA topoisomerase gives rise to the protein MSKSLVIVESPAKCKTIEKYLGKDFQVLASYGHVRDLIPKEGAVDPENGFAMKYQVIDRNQRHLQEIGKAIKDVDTLYLATDPDREGEAISWHVFEHLKEKKLLKDKEVRRVVFHEITKKAVTEAIAHPTELSNSLVNAQQARRALDYLVGFNLSPLLWKKIRRGLSAGRVQSPALRMIVEREMEIEAFKTREYWSHTAEANAQGQPFKAKLTHFNGEKLNQFSFTEEAQAHQVKQTLLAEADGQLIVAKLEKKQRNRNPAPPFITSTLQQEAARKLGFTTKRTMMVAQQLYEGIDLGGETVGLISYMRTDSVNLAEEAVADIRALIAEKYGAENVPKQPREFKTKSKNAQEAHEAIRPTSVQRLPEQVKGRLTAEQYKLYDLIWKRTVACQMIHATLNLVAVDLNCGSEKNVFRATGSTVTNPGFMMVYLEGVDDSKEAADDQESILPPMEEGRPVKLQEIVATQHFTEPPPRYSEASLVKALEEHGIGRPSTYATIISTLQNREYVTIENKRFYPTDVGRIVNKFLTEHFTKYVDYGFTANLEDELDAVSRGEKDWIPLMNDFWRPFTQLINEKEESVQRKDVTQESIDEKCPECGSALSIRLGRNGRFIGCTNYPTCSYTRNLGEDNAVAANEPEVVEGRVCPKCESALVIKTGRYGKFVGCSAYPKCKHIEPLEKPQDTGVECPQCKNGAILKRKARSGKIFYSCSEYPKCDYALWDAPIKEECPDCHWPILTLKTTKRRGTEKVCPQKECKYATPYEGDAEDVNGP